One genomic segment of Tripterygium wilfordii isolate XIE 37 chromosome 9, ASM1340144v1, whole genome shotgun sequence includes these proteins:
- the LOC120006012 gene encoding uncharacterized protein LOC120006012, with the protein MYLTVTRPDITHAVNTLSQYMHHPTHIHMHASLRIVKYLKGNLDQGLLYPVTNNLQIEAFCDSDWAAFVDKRRSVTGFGKKELDGVSPIFLGILDGRKHMFMRVSISRNLMHPTLIRYVEAWFLDQFGVLHHAKQLALSQWVQSQHVCLLSSSLSLKLLLFMEIPCMIPCY; encoded by the exons ATGTACTTAACTGTTACAAGACCAGACATTACACATGCAGTCAACACTTTAAGTCAATACATGCATCATCCCACTCATATTCACATGCATGCTTCTTTACGAATTGTTAAATATCTAAAGGGAAACCTAGACCAAGGGCTTCTCTATCCTGTTACTAACAATTTGCAGATAGAAGCCTTCTGTGACTCTGATTGGGCTGCATTTGTGGATAAGAGAAGGTCAGTTACTGGATTTGGT aagaaagagcttGATGGGGTTTCTCCCATATTTTTGGGAATTTTAGACGGAAGGAAG CATATGTTTATGCGTGTTTCAATAAGTAGAAATCTAATGCATCCTACTTTGATACGATATGTGGAGGCATGGTTCTTGGATCAATTTGGAGTACTTCACCATGCCAAACAGCTAGCCTTATCCCAGTGGGTGCAATCTCAACAT GTCTGTCTTCTCTCTTCATCTCTCTCCTTGAAGCTTTTATTATTCATGGAA ATTCCATGCATGATACCTTGTTATTAG
- the LOC120005150 gene encoding 60S ribosomal protein L5: MVFVKAQKSKAYFKRYQVKYKRRREGKTDYRARIRLINQDKNKYNTPKYRFVVRFTNKDVTAQIISASIAGDMVLAAAYSHELPRYGLEVGLTNYAAAYCTGLLLARRVLKMLEMDEEYEGNVEATGEDFSVEPAETRRPFRALLDCGLLRTTTGNRVFGALKGALDGGLDIPHSDKRFAGFSKDDKQLDAEVHRKYIYGGHVAAYMRTLMEDEPEKYQSHFSEYIKKGVEADNVEEMYKKVHAAIRADPTAKKTEKQQPKEHKRYNLKKLTYEERKTKLIERLQALNSAAEADDDDE; encoded by the exons ATG GTTTTTGTAAAGGCTCAGAAATCAAAAGCATACTTTAAGCGTTATCAAGTCAAGTATAAGAGAAGGAgag AGGGAAAGACGGACTACCGGGCCAGAATTCGCCTCATTAATCAGGACAAGAACAAGTATAACACTCCAAAATATCGCTTCGTTGTTCGATTT ACAAACAAGGACGTTACTGCACAAATAATATCAGCTAGTATTGCTGGTGATATGGTTCTTGCTGCTGCTTATTCTCACGAGCTGCCTCGCTATGGGCTTGAAGTGGGCCTCACAAACTATGCCGCAG CTTATTGCACTGGGCTGCTCCTTGCTCGTCGTGTCTTGAAAATGCTTGAGATGGATGAAGAATATGAGGGCAATGTTGAG GCTACCGGGGAGGATTTCTCTGTTGAGCCAGCTGAGACCAGGAGACCTTTCCGTGCTCTTCTTGATTGTGGGCTTTTAAGGACCACCACTGGAAACCGTGTCTTTGGTGCTCTTAAG GGAGCACTTGATGGTGGGTTGGATATTCCTCACAGTGACAAGAGGTTTGCTGGGTTTTCAAAGGACGATAAGCAGCTTGATGCCGAGGTTCACCGCAAGTATATCTATGGTGGCCATGTTGCTGCATACATGAGG ACTTTGATGGAGGATGAGCCAGAGAAGTATCAATCTCATTTCAGTGAGTATATCAAGAAGGGAGTTGAGGCTGACAATGTGGAGGAGATGTACAAGAAGGTCCATGCAGCTATTCGTGCTGACCCCACCGCGAAGAAGACTGAGAAGCAGCAGCCTAAGGAGCACAAGAG ATACAACTTGAAGAAGCTTACATATGAGGAAAGGAAGACCAAGTTGATTGAACGATTGCAAGCCCTAAACTCAGCGGCTGaagctgatgatgatgacgagTGA